The region GAGCCACCAGCCCTTCCGGTTCCAACTGCAAGTCGAACCCTGGGGCTGGTTTTACCGAGACCCATTCGGTATTGCCAATCCCTGGTGGGAACGCGAAGGGGCGAAAGTCGGCCACTTTGAGATTGCCGAAGTCGTTCTCGCGGGTTCGTCGCAGTTCGATCTGCAAATCAGTCGGTTCCGGCGAATTTTCAATTCGGAGTACCCGCTGTTCGTCCCGCGTCGTTTCTTCCCATCGCACCGACGAACCGCTAGGGAACTGTACGATTGATTCCGCTTGCCAGCCGGGCGACAGCGGAATCTCGATGTAGTCGGTCGTCAGACCTCCTTCGAGAATTCGGATCACGCTTTCGGACTGAATGACTAAGTCGTTGACGGTTGTCTTGTGGACGAGTGCTGTACGGAGCGGTTCGTGACGGCGGAACAATTGCAGACCAATCTGAGCGGTTTCGTCGAACAAACGAAACTTCAAGTTCGAGCGACCGAGCGAATTGTGCGGCACGAAATCGACTTGCTGGGCATTCTTAAGTGAGCAGTACGAAAGGTTAATCCCTTCATCAAGCTGCACGGCGACCACATGCGATTCGGTCGGCTGCGAGGTCACGCTGATAATCGGTAGATCGATCCGGGAGTAATCGCGAATCGAAATCGGAGCAAGCCCTTGGACCGAAACGGCTGCCGTTTCCCCCATCGTGAACAACGCTTGCGGCAGTCGCAAAATCTGCTGCTGATCGGACGTTTGCTGGAGATCGAGCGAATCGACCGTTTCGCCATTCACAGTCGCTTGCGTTACCGTCAACTCGGCCGGAATGGTGAGATCAAGCGTCGACGCCGGTGGCGACTGCAACGAGACTTGCGCGGTCACTTCGCACAGATTGTCTTGCACAATGTAACGCGTCGACTGCGTCGCGATAGCGGCATCGGTCTGAAAGAGCCGATCGCTGGCAATCAGCTTGAAACTGAGACGCCCTTGCCACTGGGGGCTTAGGTGCCATTGGCGGGTTTCTTCCAGAACGGGAGCTTCCCCTTCCTCTTTCTCAGGCGATGCCAACATCACCCCTTCACCCAGCACCACTTCCCAATCGGCAGGCAAATCGAGATAGAAGTCGATCTTCGGAGCGAACGGCAACTGCAAGTCGACGTTCAGCTCTTGCTGTGTTCGAGCGGAAGCCTGGTAGCTCCAGTCGAGCGTGAAATTCTCTTGCGGACGCTGGAGGAAGACGCCAGAGCGATCACCGCTGCCGCCGACCCACAAGTTAGGCATCGGGGAGAGACGCTCGGTTTGATCGAAGTAGAAAAGGTTCGATTCTTCCAGAGAAACAAACCCTGGCCCGGCATCCTGATTGGCAGCCATCGTAAACTGGGCCGTCCCTTGCAGGATGCGACCATCGAGACTCGCCCGATAAGTCAAACTTTGCAGAGGGAGATCTTGCTTGCGATCGTCTTGTTGCTGCGAGAACTGACGGATGAGCTGTTCAAAATCATCCAGCTTCATCTGCGGAGCGAACTCGAAGCCGGTTCGCGGCCATTCCTTCGATCGATTCTCTGGCACGTAAACGCGTTGGAATTCCAGATTTGTCGGAGGTGGCGTTTCCTGCGCGGCGCATGTCATCGCGATACTGCTTGCCATCAGACAAGCCGCGAGCGATAGAACGAGCTTACGCAAGCACCAATCGATCATCGAGATTGTCCACTGGAAGGTACCGTTGCTGGCATCGAAGTGGTGGAAATGGCGGAGTGATTGCCAGACGCCGACGGCGGCGACGAAGGCACCGAGGCCTGGCTATCGCTGGACGAACGTGCCCGGACGGCCGACTTGACCGGAGTGCGGTACGACGCGAGACGGTACAGCACAATTCCGAGAATGGCGAGCATGATGCCCAGCGTGGACATCTCGCCCAAGAGAACCGCGAAGTCAGGATACGCGACGGCGAGTGCAACGGTGACGATTGCCGCGGCACCAAATACCAGGACATGCCGTGTTTGTGGTAAGTAGAAGAGGGTTAGCAAGATCGCCAACGCCGCGCCGGAGAAGATCAGCATGAGGTAGCTGGTCTTTGCCGACGTGATCTGAACGTTTTCGATCGGGCCGATGGTGCTGTAGAGCGATCGGTTCATCCCGTCTGGATAGCCGGTCGTGATGTTGGTCTTGGCGAGGCTTTCCAACTGCTTTTGCGTCATGCGAGCCGCACGGCGATAACGCCCATGGTTCCAGGCCCAATCCATTTCTTCGGACATGTTGGAAGCAGACAGGACAAGCCAATTGCCAGGGGTGATCAACTGCAAATAGGTGTAGCCCCCTTCACGACCAGGCTGACTGGTGCCGAGCACCGAGTTCTCGATCTCCGGCGAGTTGACCGTCATCGACGACGCGACTCCTTCCCCGGCTGGGTACTTGTACCACAGCTCGAGGCGATCGCGTCCGGTGTCGCTGTGCTGGGGGATTTCCAGTTTCAGCTGATTGTCTTTCAAGGTGAATGGCTGTTCGGTACCGTTCCAGAACAGTTCGACCGACTCGGCGCCAGCAGGCAGCTTGACGTCTAGTTCATCGGCCGAAGTTCGCAGAGTGAAGACGGCCCGATCGCGACGTTCGTCGGGAGTCAGTGCCACTTGCAGCCAATGGAAGTCAACGACAACGCGGTCGTCCGATTTCGGAACGAGGAAAGGTGCCGCAAATCGAATTTGCCCATACTGATCGCCAGGGATCTGGACCGTTTGGCCTTCCTCGGAACTGGGGAACGATTGCCAATTGTCGGTCTTGGAAAGCACGTCGACCGGTTGTGGCGAATTGAACGTCAGTTGCAACGGCTTGAAGTCGACATCGATTCCCTCTTCCGACATGGCGTCGACTTTGGGAGTCATGAGATCGAGTTGGTATTCGCCGCTGTCTGGGGTCACTTCCGATAGCAGCGGCTTGTACCGCAGCTTGATGCGATAGGGGGGCGTCGCGTTGGCGAGCGAGTAAACCATGTTCTGCGAATCGCCCAGCACAACTTTCTGCCCGGCGACATCTTCCGAGTTGATCTCGGCGGTTGTGACTTGGAAGAAGTAAACGCTATCAGGTAGATTGAAAACGGCTTTCTCAGGCGAGCTGTGGAATGGTTCGTACGTGAACTCGTGAATGACTTCGGCTTCGTCGTTTCCCTCGGCCAGTTTCACTGTGGCGGTCGAACCAATGATCAATCGCGGAATGACCGATGTCAGCTTCAAGCCAAGTTGCAACGCCTCTTGATTGGGGGATGCACGGAGAACGATCGTGCCTCGTTCGCCCGAGAGTTCCACTTCCTGGCTACGACTTCGATCGAGCTGGAAGCCTTCGCTCTTTTCCGATTGGAAGCGGATCTCGATATTTTCGTCGGGAATGGCGGTGACGGTCGCGGTGCCGAGCGGTTCGGCACGAGGAATCGGCCATGGCAATGTAATTTCCGAAGGGGCGTCCCCTTCATGATCACGTTGTGCTTTGACGTTGACTTCGATCGTTCGATAAGGGGCGTTGGTCATTGCTTCGGCCCCGGTTTCGCTGGCCAACGGCAAGATCAATTGATCGGCATCTCCTTCGGCAATCTGCCAAAGTGCGGCTCCTTGAGTGTCGACGGCGTCGATTGTCCAGCCATTCAAATCGATGATCAAATCGTCGTTGTAGCTTCGGGGGAGACGATATGACAGCTTGGCGATCAGTTGCGAGTTGAGCTTGCCGACGAACAGTTCGTAGTCGGATTTGACGCGCGCGGTCGACTGGATAGGCAGCGTATGCAGAACCAGCGTGGCCGGTTGCTGGTCGTAAGAGAACGTGGCGCGATAGGTCATCGCATCGCTGGAACGGGAAGATTGTTCGCGAAGGACGCGCGGGGTATCCCATGTCACATGTACGTTTCCAGCCGCGCTGACACTGAGCGTTCCGTCTTGTACGTCGCAGCCTACGATATCGAACTGGCCGATCGTAAAGCGACGTTTGCCTCGGTCGCCGGGGACGGGCTCGGTTTGTCGTGTTTTGATGGTAACCGACTTGGGCCCCTTGGTCGGTTCGTCGAGTTCGACCAGAAGCCGATTGCTGAATGTCTGGCCTTGGCTTGGCTGAGGGCGAATCGTGTAGTCGGCCGTCGACGTGGTGGGTGGGATAAACTCCGCGTCGTCGTCGATCTCGACAATGAAGGAATCGAACGGAATCGTCGTGCTTTCGACCTGCAATGTGGCTTCGGTGGTGACCGTTTCTTCGACGTCGACCGAGGCAATGATCTGCCCTTTCGCTTTCAACGAAACAGGCTGCTCCGACATCGCTTGTTCGTCGAATCGCCAGCTTAGGCTCAGCGTCCCTCCGGCAAACTCGAGCAGTTTCATGCTGTGCCCGATGGGAGGAAGCTCTGGAAGGTCTTTTTCGACCATGCTTCCTTTGTGCGAGACATTGGCCCCGGGCTGCGGAATGTCGAGCTTTACGACGCACTTGGTGTCGGCCGGCAAGTTGGTTTCCAGCGAGGTCTCGTCGCTACGAACCGAAAGGGGAAGCAGGGCTTGAACGCGGAACGTGACCGGCGTGTTAGCTTCCGGCGACAGCAAGACTTGATCTCGATCAGGGAACTCGCACCAGAGCGAATAACCGTTGGAGGCCATGTTGGCGCTAGGGCGGTCGAGGCGAGCTGATAGATCGGGATAGACTTCGACAGGCGAGCGGAAGATAGCGTGCTGTAGCCCGATCGGTATGCGAATCCAGCCTGAGGCGTGCGGGACGACTTCATACGTCACGTCGAGCAACGCATGAGAACCTTCGATACTGATGTTGGCGGTGACATCTTCCAGCGAGTATTTCGGCAGGTTCTTGGGGGTACTGTTCGAGTAAAACTCTTTGTACCACTTTCGGAACTCTTCGGCGGGGAAGTCGATCACGCGTTCGAGCGGGCCATTCTCTCCGATCACGCTATCTTCGATCGGGAAGTAATACAGACCAGGCGCGCGTTCTTCGATCTTCGGTGCCGGAGTGGTTGCCTGGGCGAATGCGTCGGAGGCGGTCAGGCAAAGTCCCAGAGCAGCAAACACCAGCAGCGCGATGCGGCATGCGCGTGACCAGCTTCGAAAGCTGATCCCCGGCAGTGCGGAACGATGTTCGCGGCACGCGGTGTTCATGAAGTCGAGAAGTATCCGGAAAAGGAGGAGTCTGAAAAGGTGCCCACAGGTACTTGGGGCATAGGCCAAGCGGCGGATGTCTGCCTAGGAGATAGTGTCCTGTACGTAGGAGCAGGGACGGAGCCTATCGTCATTTGGTTCACGATTCCCACCGCTCGCGTATCGTCTCGCTGCTTGGCTTCGTAATCTAGTCTATTAACCCATGACGGTTTGCCTTGAATGGTTAGGGTCATGGATCTACGAAAACTGCGAAATAAATGACAGTCGCACCAATTATACCACCCGCAACTGTCAGGATACCCGTCGCGGAGGCCAAATATGCCCCACTGGCTAAGAAGTCTCGATTTGGGCCTGAAGATCTGCCTGTAGTTGGGGGGTAGCGGTTGCAACGATCTTAGGATTTTGGATGTCAAACGGCTGATCACCGAAACCCCGCACCACTCCCCCGGCTTCCTCCACCAAAATGGCCCCTGCAGCGACGTCCCAAGGCTTGTTGAAAGCCGCCCAATAGGCGTCCATGTGTCCAGCGGCTACATAAGCCAAATTCAGGGCCGCAGATCCGAGGCGGCGAATCCCTTGACACTTGGTCAAAACGTTGATGAAGTCGTCGATGACCTGTGAGCCCTTATCGACGGTGGTGGGAAAGCTGAATGCGATCAATGCTTCATCGAGCGTTTGGGCAGTGCTGACTTCGATTTTCTCGTCATTCAGGTAGGCCCCCTCCCCTTTTTCGGCTTTGAAACAGCGGTCGAAGACGGGGTCGTAAACCACGCCTGCGATTACCTTTCCGGCTTGCGAGAGGCCAATCGAAACGGCGTAATTAGGTAGCCCGTGGACGTAGTTCATCGTGCCGTCCAGGGGGTCGACAATCCAGCAGAAATCACTGCCGGTTTTACGGGATAATCCGGCTGGTCCTTCCTCGCCGAGGAACTCGAAGTCAGGGAAATCGCTCGTCAGGATCTCTTCGATCACCTTTTGAGCGGCGTCGTCGGCATCGGTGACGAGATCGGACTTGCCTTTTTCGCGGACGTTAAATCGCCCCCGCCACTGGGAAAGGACCTCACCGGCAGCCCTTGCGGCAGTTTCGCAACTCTTTAGATAGGAAGACATTACGTTCCTTTCTTGGGGGCATTAGAAGCACGAAGAATCTCAAGATGTCGGCTGCGGTTTTACCATGAAATTTGCCAGTTGGATACTTGCTTTCCACCCTGCTTTGCTTCATAAAATAGGCAAGTCGCTGAGACCAATCGGTTTCGCAAGAAACTTGGCAAATTATTGTGGACACCCTGCCGATTTTTGGTATCATCGACTACATCATTCCCGGAACAGCGGTGAAATACCGCACATACCCGCCTCGCGAGAGTGATTTCGCGACGCATCAACTTCGGCCTCTTCTCTGTTCCGGCCCCGTCAACTCACCTCGGTGAGTGACGGGGTTTTTTATTTCTTGCCGTGGTCTTTCGGCATTCCATCCCATCGAACAAAATCGAGCCCATGAGCAACTCGATTTGGATCTCCGATTACGACGTCATTCACCGCTGCAAGACCGATACATTCCAGCTTTCGGTCGCGGCGTATCCCAACCGCATGAATGCCAAGTACGTTACCCAGCCAAAAAACTGGCAGGTGATGGAATGGAACTTGGAAGGAATCGGAACGCGTGACGAGTTTTACGTTCGCGGCAACGATTTAGTCGAGCGGTACACTTCCGATAAGGACGAACTCTCGACGGAGATCTATTCGCGAGTGCTGCCTGACTTGGATGGCGTTGAGCTGATTCTTTCCCGCCAAACGTCGACGCTCGATTCCGATGCCCAGATGGCGTTGAAAGTTCAGTTCAACGATGCCAACTCGGTGATCACCATGAACAAACAGCTCGAGTGGAACCCGCCGGGGCTGGGGCCAGAGAATCTCGCCCAGCTCAGCGATCCGATGGTTGCTGCTATCGGTTGTCTCGACGCGGTTCAGTACGCCGTCTTCGCTTACCCGGGAGACTGTCCCGCGATCCAAGCGGAACGGACCAACGAGGAAACCGTGGAAGTAACGATCCCTCTTTTCGCATTGCACTTGGAAAAGGGAGTCATCCGACGGTCACGCATTCAGTTCGCTCGGGCCGAGGGAAAAAACGCCATGGAGCAGTTGGCTGCCAAGTATCAGGCCTTCTGCGAATCTGAAATTCCGCTGACCACCTAGCGATGAGTAACGAGGCTCCCGAAAATCCGTTCGCCTCCCCCGCTGCGGTTTCATCGATCGAGTATCGTGAGTTTCATGTAAGCGATCATGAGGTCGCGTCCAAAGAATCGTTTCAATTGATTATTGCCGGCGCATTGGCTTTGATATTTGGCCTGATCTGGCTAAACGCGGCTGTACAGCCCGGCATGGGAACGATCAGCACGCCGTTTCTTATCGGTCATGGACTGCTTGGTTTCATGACAATCAGCTGCGTGGCAACCGTCATCAATCACACTGTCCGCTGGCGTCGCGCGTGGAAACGTTTCCCGATGCAGCTTAACGACGAAGGGCTTCGTGCGAAGTTTCAGCAAGACAATCAATGGATCGGGTACGCGTTTGCCTGGCACGAGATCCGCAAAGTGACGTTCGTCCCACGAAACCGAATGATGGTCGAAACCATCGACGGCAAACAGTGGTTCGCCGATCTTAGCCTGATGAGCGGGCGAAAGTGGCATCCGCTGAAAGAGACTTTAAAGTACTACTCCGATGCGATGGCGATTACGTAGTGCGAGATGCGTCCGAGGCGATCACAACGTGCTAAATATCTGGGTGCCATGCCCTCGTCATCGTGGGCATGCTTTGGCATCGAAGGACATGATTTTGTTTGAGTAAATCGCCGTTAAATCAGGTGTATAACATTCGTGTTCTGACCATTGGAAGACATGCCCACGCCGACGTGGGCATGGCACCCATGGATATTCGAACGATCATTGAAGTTCGTAACTTTCCTGCTGCACCAGGTTAAACGCTGATAGATTGGTCCGCAGGTCACCGCGCATAAAAACGCCCTTGGGCTCGGAGGGTGAACCCAAGGGCGCGGTCAACTCATTCTTGTTACGCGATGGAAGGTGGTGTTGGTCGCCTAAACGGCGACCGCTTCCAGTTCTTCCATCTCCTTGGCCAGACGCTTACGAGCGACGTGCAAACGACGCTTGATCGTTCCGATCGGTGCTTCGAATTCGTCGCTCATTTCTCGCAACGACTGTCCGTCGACGTAGAAGGCTCGGAGCGTATCTCGGTCCATTTCGCCGAGACGTCCCATTCCTACGGCCAGGTTATCCCGGCGTTCGACTTCCAGAATTGCGTGCAGCGGCGTTTCGTTTTCGACACAGACCGAAGCCAAGGCTTCTGGTTCCGTAGCGAAATCGTGCGGCCGACGAACTGCCCGGTTGATGGCCATCCGGGCCGCGATCGAACGCAACCAGCCTGGGAAGGCAGCCGGTTCACGCAACTGGTCCAGCTTCTGCATCGCCTGGATGAAGACGTCTTGAGCCAATTCCTGGGCTTCCCAGTAGTGACGCAGACGCTTCAAAGCGATGGCGAAGACGACCGGCTGGAAGATTTCTACCAGCTGACCGAAAGCGTCGCGATCACCGTTTTGAGCTGCAAGGACCAGATCGACGATCCGATCTCGTTCATCGTTGTACAAGTTTCCGTTCATCATAGTTTCCAGACGTATATATTCAGGGCAGTTCTGGCGAAATGAGTGCATGCGGCGGCATCGACGACAATGCACATGGCAAAAGGAACCCGGCGACGAGTTGAGACCTGGGAATAGATGCGGAAGTAAAAGGCGCATCAAAACAGGACAACTCGGGCTCTCGGGGGCCTAGCGTCTCAGAAGCTTCGCGAATTGTGCGGGACCAACCCTAGCGGTAGTGCTTGGGTTTAAGTCCTTCAGCTTCTGGGTATCAGGCCCAGCGATTCCTCCATTCGGAATCGCATCGAGAGCGACATTGACGGGGTACTGCCTAGTAATAGGCCGCCGCCAAGACATCGCAGAGCATCACACGGCAAACAGTCGGACGGTTTGGGTGGGCTTTGTTTGCCCCACGTTTTCGTCCCGTATTGCCATGTATGGCCATAGAGGCGCAGACCGGTGGCGGATGCTGCATTGCGAATAACATCAACGGCGACCACGGCAACGCGGGCGACGACGGCGGCAAAATTGGCGCGAATGTTGATGATGTTGGAACGCATTGTTTCATCCTCCTACGCGTCTACGCGCAGTGAGAGAACTATGAAGTGGAAGTTTGAAATCCAAGCACCTTCCAGGTACGTGGATCTTGAATCTTAAATCGCCTAAATCAGCTAGGCAACAACAAAGATTCCCCCAGCGTGCGATTAAATAACCGTCAGCAGGGATACCCGGGTAGATGCCCAGGGACCAGAAAAGGTTCGCCATGGCGGAGAAAAAATGTCCAAAACGCCCGCGAACCAGGATGAGAAAAGACTTGTGGTATGTCGCAAGTCTTTTCTGGTGAATAGGTTGCGCTGATCTCGGTCGGTGGAGAAACTTTTCCCGAACCCAGCACTTCTTTCGATCCACAACGGGTTGCCCACGTTGCTTGCAACCTTTGGGAGGCGGAGCCGAATCGAGGTCACTGCGTACCAGCAATCCGATAGATTTACCTCGGTTCGCGACGCTTCCTGGGTTGCAAGCAACCACAGGCTACCCAGGAAGTGCGAATTTGAGAGGTGTTTACTCGCCGACGCTGAAGATCGTTTCGACGTTGCCTCGCAGCAGCTGAGTGCCGAGCTCGATGGCCGACTCTTCCGACCAATTGCGGTCGATAACGAAGTTCTCGGCTAGCACTTTAGCGAGGATTCGTTTGTACATGGCGAACTTCGGCAATGCGAACTCCATCTTGTACATGTCGCTGTAATAGCCGATCTGCTTGGTTCGCGGAATCGCTTCCAGGCGGCTGGCACAGTCTTGCTGGATGAACGTTGGCGTGTTGCTGTACCACCAGTGACCGTTGGCGACGACATTCGGGAAGATCCACGAATAGCTGACCAACTCCTGATTGGTCACGCTTGCCAGAACTGAGATCGGGAACGTGACGTCTGGGAATGCGTTGAGCAGATCTTTGTACTGAATCAGCGAAACGCGGCTATCGTAAAGATCTTGCCCTTGGTAAACACCGGCGGGGAAGACTTTACGATTGACGCCGATCATCAAGTCGAACGGCAGCTTGTAGCTCTGACAGTTCTCGGCCAACGTCCAGAAAATGAAGTTGCTGACGGCACGTTGATCATCTTCGTCAGCACTTGGACCATGGGCGAAAATGTTTGCCAATGCGGTATCGGCACGTGCGTCGGAGACTTTCGTAGGCGCGAACGTCGGAGGCAGCGAAATCGCACAGGCCTTCGCGTTGCGGCGGGTGAAGTGGTCGAACAGTTTGCCGATCGCTTCACGAGCCGACTTAAC is a window of Bremerella sp. TYQ1 DNA encoding:
- a CDS encoding inositol monophosphatase family protein → MSSYLKSCETAARAAGEVLSQWRGRFNVREKGKSDLVTDADDAAQKVIEEILTSDFPDFEFLGEEGPAGLSRKTGSDFCWIVDPLDGTMNYVHGLPNYAVSIGLSQAGKVIAGVVYDPVFDRCFKAEKGEGAYLNDEKIEVSTAQTLDEALIAFSFPTTVDKGSQVIDDFINVLTKCQGIRRLGSAALNLAYVAAGHMDAYWAAFNKPWDVAAGAILVEEAGGVVRGFGDQPFDIQNPKIVATATPQLQADLQAQIETS
- a CDS encoding RNA polymerase sigma factor; its protein translation is MMNGNLYNDERDRIVDLVLAAQNGDRDAFGQLVEIFQPVVFAIALKRLRHYWEAQELAQDVFIQAMQKLDQLREPAAFPGWLRSIAARMAINRAVRRPHDFATEPEALASVCVENETPLHAILEVERRDNLAVGMGRLGEMDRDTLRAFYVDGQSLREMSDEFEAPIGTIKRRLHVARKRLAKEMEELEAVAV
- a CDS encoding amidohydrolase: MSIELRHRIFEQLDQLVLIDPHTHINALDPSSHTLADILGYHYYTELAHSAGMPKERIEEEGISPKEKVGRLIENLGPISNTIQYSWFIEMAQKLLDFDGDTIDSSNWESFYDDAEQKMSADNWTETVFSKSRLESVFLTNDFDDPLEGFDSTKYIPCLRTDDLVFHLSDARTKMRLYEATNIEVSDVKSAREAIGKLFDHFTRRNAKACAISLPPTFAPTKVSDARADTALANIFAHGPSADEDDQRAVSNFIFWTLAENCQSYKLPFDLMIGVNRKVFPAGVYQGQDLYDSRVSLIQYKDLLNAFPDVTFPISVLASVTNQELVSYSWIFPNVVANGHWWYSNTPTFIQQDCASRLEAIPRTKQIGYYSDMYKMEFALPKFAMYKRILAKVLAENFVIDRNWSEESAIELGTQLLRGNVETIFSVGE